In Pantoea agglomerans, the genomic stretch AACGGCCGCGTTGGTTTTGGTTACGGTAAAGCGCGTGAAGTTCCGGCAGCGATCCAGAAAGCGATGGAGAAAGCCCGTCGCAACATGATTAATGTCGCGCTGAACAACGGCACCCTGCAGCACCCGGTTAAAGGTGCGCACACAGGTTCCCGTGTGTTCATGCAGCCGGCTTCAGAAGGTACCGGTATCATCGCCGGTGGTGCAATGCGCGCCGTTCTGGAAGTCGCTGGAGTTCATAACGTTCTGGCTAAAGCCTATGGTTCTACCAACCCGATCAACGTGGTTCGTGCAACTATCGACGGCCTGGAAAATATGAATTCTCCAGAAATGGTCGCTGCCAAGCGTGGTAAATCCGTTGAAGAAATTCTGGGGTAATCACGATGGCTAAGACTATTAAAATCACTCAAACCCGTAGCTCAATCGGCCGCCTGCCTAAGCACAAAGCCACTCTGGTTGGTCTGGGTCTGCGTCGTATTGGCCACACCGTTGAGCGTGAAGACACGCCGGCAGTACGCGGTATGGTCAACGCGATCTCTTACATGCTGAAAGTAGAGGAGTAACAGATGCGTTTAAATACTCTGTCTCCGGCCGAAGGCTCCAAGCACGCTTCTAAGCGTCTGGGTCGTGGTATCGGTTCTGGCCTCGGCAAAACCGGTGGTCGTGGTCACAAAGGTCAGAACTCTCGTTCTGGCGGTGGCGTACGTCGCGGTTTCGAGGGTGGTCAGATGCCTCTGTACCGTCGTCTGCCGAAATTCGGCTTCACCTCGCGTAAATCATTCGTGACTGCAGAAGTGCGTCTGTCTGACCTGGCGAAAGTGGAAGGCGGTATCGTTGACCTGAGCACGCTGAAAGCAGCCAACATTATCGGTGTTCAGATTGAATTCGCGAAAGTGATTCTGTCTGGTGAAGTTTCTGCACCGGTAACGGTTCGCGGTCTGCGTGTCACCAAAGGTGCTCGTGCTGCAATCGAAGCTGCTGGCGGTAAAATCGAGGAATAAGTAGCAGATGGCTAAACAACCGGAATTAGATTTTCAAAGTGCCAAAGGCGGATTTGGTGAACTGAAACGCAGACTGCTGTTTGTAATCGGTGCACTGATTGTCTTCCGAATTGGCTCTTTTATTCCAATCCCCGGTATTGATGCCGCTGTACTTGCCAAACTGCTTGAGCAACAGCGTGGCACCATCATTGAAATGTTCAACATGTTCTCTGGTGGTGCTCTCAGCCGTGCTTCAATCTTCGCGCTGGGTATTATGCCGTATATTTCGGCCTCTATTATTATCCAGCTGCTGACGGTGGTTCATCCAGCGTTAGCGGAGATTAAGAAAGAAGGGGAGGCTGGCCGTCGTAAGATTAGCCAGTACACCCGCTACGGTACGTTGGTATTGGCGATATTTCAGTCAATCGGTATTGCTACCGGTTTACCGAATATGCCTGGAATGCAGGGCCTGGTGTTGAATCCAGGCTTTGCCTTCTACTTTACCGCTGTTGTAAGTCTGGTTACCGGGACGATGTTCCTGATGTGGCTGGGCGAACAGATTACTGAACGAGGTATCGGTAACGGTATTTCGATCATTATCTTCGCGGGTATTGTTGCGGGTCTTCCGCCGGCCATTGGCCATACCATCGAGCAAGCGCGGCAAGGCGACCTGCACTTCCTCCTGTTGCTGTTGGTTGCAGTTCTCGTATTTGCAGTGACCTTCTTCGTTGTTTTCGTTGAGCGTGGCCAGCGCCGCATTGTGGTGAACTATGCGAAACGTCAGCAAGGTCGTCGTGTATACGCTGCACAGAGCACACATTTACCGTTGAAAGTGAATATGGCGGGTGTTATTCCGGCTATTTTTGCTTCCAGCATTATCCTGTTCCCCGCGACGATAGCATCCTGGTTCGGGGGCGGTACCGGTTGGAACTGGCTGACAACAATTTCGCTGTATTTGCAGCCAGGACAGCCGCTATATGTGCTACTCTATGCGACTGCAATCATCTTCTTCTGCTTTTTCTACACGGCGTTGGTTTTCAACCCGCGCGAAACGGCAGATAACCTGAAGAAGTCTGGTGCATTCGTACCGGGAATTCGTCCGGGAGAGCAAACGGCGAAGTATATCGATAAAGTAATGACGCGTCTGACCTTAATCGGCGCACTGTACATTACTTTTATTTGCCTGATCCCGGAGTTCATGCGTGATGCGATGAAAGTTCCCTTCTACTTTGGCGGTACATCACTGCTCATCGTAGTGGTCGTCATCATGGACTTTATGGCTCAAGTGCAAACTCTGATGATGTCTAGTCAGTACGAGTCTGCATTGAAGAAAGCAAACCTGAAAGGCTACGGCCGTTAATTCAGGCGCTTGAGAAGTTACGGAGAGTAAAAATGAAAGTTCGTGCTTCCGTCAAGAAATTATGTCGTAACTGCAAAATCATCCGCCGCGACGGTGTCGTACGTGTGATTTGCAGCGCCGAGCCTAAGCATAAACAGCGCCAGGGCTGATTTTTTCACATATTTTTCTTGCAAAGTCGGGTTGAGCTGGCTAGATTAGCCAGCCAATCTTTTGTATGTCAATGCGTTTCCATTTGAGTATCCTGAAAACGGGCTTTTCAGCATGGGGCGCATTTATTTAATTATAGGAGTGCATAGTGGCCCGTATAGCAGGCATTAACATTCCTGATCATAAACACACCGTTATCGCATTAACTTCGATTTTCGGTATCGGCAAGACCCGTTCTAAAGCCATCTGTGCTGCAACGGGTATCGCTGAAGATGTTAAGATCAGTGAGCTGTCTGAAGAACAAATTGATCAGCTGCGTGATGCAGTTGGTAAATTCGTTGTTGAAGGTGATCTGCGCCGTGAAATCACCCTGAGCATCAAGCGTCTTATGGACCTTGGTTGCTACCGTGGTTTGCGCCATCGTCGTGGTCTGCCAGTACGCGGTCAGCGTACTAAGACCAATGCACGTACCCGTAAGGGTCCGCGCAAACCGATCAAGAAATAATCGGGGTGAGTAAATAATGGCAAAGGCACCAGTTCGTGCACGTAAGCGTGTAAGAAAGCAAGTCTCAGATGGCGTGGCTCATGTCCATGCTTCTTTTAACAACACCATCGTTACCATTACCGATCGTCAGGGTAACGCACTGGGTTGGGCAACCGCCGGTGGTTCCGGTTTCCGCGGTTCACGTAAATCTACTCCGTTTGCTGCTCAGGTCGCTGCAGAGCGCTGTGCAGAAGCCGTGAAAGATTACGGTATTAAGAACCTGGAAGTTATGGTTAAGGGTCCGGGTCCGGGTCGCGAATCAACTATTCGTGCTCTGAACGCCGCAGGTTTCCGCATCACTAATATTACTGATGTGACTCCGATCCCTCACAACGGTTGTCGTCCGCCGAAAAAACGTCGCGTATAACGCCGCGTTTTTAGGATAGTTGGAGAAAGAAAATGGCAAGATATTTGGGTCCTAAGCTCAAGCTGAGCCGTCGTGAGGGCACAGACCTTTTCCTGAAGTCTGGCGTTCGCGCGATTGATACCAAGTGTAAAATTGAACAAGCCCCTGGTCAGCATGGTGCGCGTAAACCGCGTCTGTCTGATTACGGCGGCCAGTTGCGTGAAAAACAAAAAGTTCGTCGTATCTACGGCGTTCTGGAACGTCAGTTCCGCAACTACTATAAAGAAGCAGCACGTCTGAAAGGCAACACCGGTGCAAACCTGTTAGCTCTGCTGGAAGGTCGTCTGGATAACGTAGTTTACCGTATGGGCTTCGGCGCCACTCGTGCAGAAGCACGCCAGCTGGTCAGCCACAAGTCTGTAATGGTTAACGGCCGCGTTGTTAACATCGCTTCTTATCAGGTATCTCCGAATGATGTCGTAAGCATCCGTGAGAAAGCCAAAAAGCAATCTCGCGTGAAGGCCGCTCTGGAGCTGGCTGAGCAGCGTGAAAAGCCAACCTGGCTGGAAGTTGATGCGACTAAGATGGAAGGTGTGTTCAAGCGTATTCCTGAGCGTACCGATCTGTCTGCGGACATTAACGAACACCTGATCGTCGAGCTTTACTCCAAGTAAAGCTTAGTACCAAAGAGAGGACACAATGCAGGGTTCTGTGACAGAGTTTCTAAAACCGCGCCTGGTAGATATCGAGCAAGTGAGTTCGACGCACGCCAAGGTGACCCTTGAGCCTTTAGAGCGTGGCTTTGGCCATACTCTTGGTAACGCACTGCGCCGTATTCTGCTTTCTTCCATGCCGGGTTGCGCGGTGACCGAGGTTGAAATTGATGGTGTACTGCATGAGTACAGCACCAAAGAGGGCGTACAGGAAGATATCCTGGAAATCCTGCTCAACCTGAAAGGGCTGGCGGTAAGAGTTCAGGGTAAAGATGAAGTCATTCTGACCCTGAATAAATCTGGCATTGGCCCTGTGACTGCAGCCGACATTACCCATGACGGTGATGTCGAAATCGTCAAGCCGCAGCACGTGATCTGTCACCTGACCGATGAGAACGCCGCTATCAGCATGCGTATCAAAGTTCAGCGTGGTCGTGGTTATGTGCCGGCTTCTGCCCGAATTCATTCGGAAGAAGATGAGCGCCCAATCGGCCGCCTGTTGGTCGACGCTTGCTACAGCCCTGTAGACCGTATCGCCTACAATGTTGAAGCAGCGCGTGTAGAACAGCGCACCGACCTGGACAAGCTGGTCATCGAAATGGAAACCAACGGCACAATCGATCCTGAAGAGGCGATTCGTCGTGCGGCGACCATCCTGGCAGAACAACTGGAAGCTTTTGTTGACTTACGTGATGTACGTCAGCCAGAAGTGAAGGAAGAGAAACCAGAATTCGATCCGATCCTGCTGCGCCCTGTTGACGATCTGGAATTGACTGTCCGCTCTGCTAACTGCCTTAAGGCAGAAGCTATCCACTACATCGGTGATCTGGTACAGCGTACCGAGGTTGAGCTGCTCAAAACGCCTAACCTGGGTAAAAAATCTCTTACCGAGATTAAAGATGTGCTCGCCTCACGTGGTCTTTCTCTGGGCATGCGCCTCGAGAACTGGCCGCCGGCAAGCATTGCTGATGAATAACCGGATCACAGGTTAAGGTTTCACTGAGAAGGATAAGGTCATGCGCCATCGTAAGAGTGGTCGTCAACTGAACCGCAACAGCAGCCATCGTCAGGCTATGTTCCGCAACATGGCCGGTTCTCTGGTTCGTCATGAGATCATCAAAACGACTCTGCCGAAAGCCAAAGAGCTGCGCCGCGTAGTTGAGCCGCTGATTACTCTTGCCAAGACCGACAGCGTAGCTAATCGTCGTCTGGCATTCGCCCGTACTCGTGATAACGAGATCGTGGCAAAACTGTTTAACGAGCTGGGCCCGCGTTTCGCGAGCCGTGCCGGTGGTTACACTCGCATTCTGAAGTGTGGCTTCCGTGCTGGTGACAACGCTCCGATGGCATACATCGAGCTGGTTGATCGTCCAGAAGCTCAAGCAGAAGCTGCCGCAGAGTAATCTGTAGCATCGTAAAAAACCCGCTTCGGCGGGTTTTTTATTGCCTAAAATTTATGCCGTCCGTTAAGCTCACTGTTCTGGCTACATCAGGAGGCGTTAATGTGGTTAATTGATCAACTGGCTGAACAGCATATTCGCGCGGCGCAGGAAAAGGGTGAGCTCAGCAATCTGCCTGGAGAAGGCGCGCCCCTCGAGCTGGATGACGACAGTAACGTGCCGGCTGAATTACGCAGCGGCTACCGACTGCTGAAAAACGCCGGTTTTTTACCGCCAGAGCTGGAGATGCGGCGCGAAGCGCTGGAAATCAGCGACCTGCTGCGCAATCTCGACCCGGAAGACCAGCGCTATCGCGAGCAGAGCAAACGCCTGCTTGTGCTTGAGCTTCAGCTGCGCCAGGCGGGAATGAGCACCGCTTTTTTGCAGGGCGCCTACGGCGAAGCGATCCGTGGACGTCTGCTTAAGGAGGAGTAGTGTACCGTATCGGACAGCTGGCCAAACTGGCCAACGTTACCGTCGACACCATCCGTTTCTATGAGAAACAACAAATGATGGGGCACGAGATCCGAACTGAAGGCGGCTTTCGCCTCTACAGCGACAGCGATCTTCAGCGGCTTAAGTTCATTCGCGTCGGTCGGCAGATGGGTTTTGGGCTGGACGCTATACGCGATCTTCTCTCGATCCGCGTCGATCCCGCGCATCATACCTGCGAGGAGTCAAAGGCGATTGTTCAGGCGCGTCTGAATGAAGTGAATACCCTTATCAGCGAACTGCAACATGTGCAGCGCTCGCTGCAGCGCTTATCCGACGCCTGCTGCGGCGCTGCCCACAGCAGCGACTGCTGCTCAATTCTTGAAGCGCTTGAGAAAGGGACGGAACCCCGGCCTGAACATGCGCACCGGCGGGATTGAATTTTGCGCAAAAGGGCCTATATTTATGCGGTTGAAATCAGGAGACAGTGATGAGTAAATATCAGCATACAAAAGGCGAGATCCGCGATAACGCAATCCAGGCTTTATTACACGATCCGCTGTTTCGCCAGCGCGTCGAAGCGAAGCAAAAAGGCAAAGGCAGCTATCGGCGTAAAGACAAACATGCAAAACGTGGCGGTTGGGAGGCCAGTGATAAGAAAAGCGCTTATCACTGGCCTTCTGCTTTCTGGGCATAAAAAAGCCGCCTCATGGGCGGCCAGGTTTAGATTTTGCCGTTCTGCTGCTTCAGCAAATCTCGAATTTCACTCAGCAGCACCTCTTCGTTAGAGGGTTTCGCTACCGGTTTTTCAACTTCTTTCTTCTTGTGCAGCTTATTCATCAGCTTGATGGCGACAAAGATAGCGAAAGCCACAATGATGAAGTCGAATACTGACTGAATAAATACGCCATATTCCATAATGACCGGCGGGGTAGCGCCTTCAGCAGGTTTTAGCACCCACTTGAACTGTTTGAAATCAACGCCGCCGATAAGCAGTCCCAGCGGCGGCATGATAATATTCGCCACCAGTGAAGAGACGATTTTGCCAAAGGCGGCACCAATAATCACACCGACGGCGAGATCGACCACGTTACCGCGCATTGCAAAATCACGAAACTCTTTGAAAAAACTCATACTTATCTCCTTTCCCTTGCCAATCGCTAAAGTCTAACAAACCTTACGGCAATTGCCATCTAAGCGGCGGCAATTGTTGCTATTGCGCCGCGGCCGCGCTTACAGGAAGAATGGGCTCGGCTGGAATAAACGCTCAACGTCAGGCACAAATTTTTTGTCGGTCAGGAACATAATGACGTGATCGCCTTGTTCAATGCGCAGGTTGTCTTTGGCGATAAGCACATCCTCGCCGCGCACTATCGCGCCGATAAGCGTACCCGGCGGCAATTTAATGTCGTTGATCATGCGGCCGACCACGCGCGAGGTAGTTTCATCGCCGTGGGCGATCGCTTCGATCGCCTCAGCGATGCCGCGTCGTAAAGAGGAGACGCCTACAATATCCGCCTTGCGCACGTGGCCCAGCAGCGCAGAGATCGTTGCCTGCTGAGGCGAGATCGCAATATCGATCACGCTGCCCTGAACCAGATCGACATAGGCGCGACGCTGGATCAGCACCATCACTTTTTTTGCGCCCATCTTTTTCGCCAGCATTGCCGACATGATATTGGCTTCGTCGTCGTTGGTGACCGCAATAAAAAGATCGACCTGATCGACATGCTCTTCCGCCAGCAGCTCTTGATCCGACGCGTCGCCGTAAAAAACGATGGTGTCCTGCAGCTGCTCCGCCAGCTCGGCGGCGCGGCGCGGATTGCGCTCAATCAGCTTCACGCTGTAATTTTTCTCCAGCCGCTGCGCCAGGCCGAAACCGATATTGCCCCCGCCTACCAGCATAATGCGCTTATAGGGTCTTTCCAGCCGCTGCATTTCACTCATCACCGCGCGGATATTCTTGCTGGCGGCAATAAAGAAGACCTCATCGCCCGCTTCGACGATGGTTGAGCCCTGCGGACGAATAGGGCGGTCCTGACGGAAAATAGCGGCGACGCGGGTATCGATATGTGGCATGTGCTCGCGCAGAATAGAGAGCGGATTGCCTACCAGCGGACCGCCATAATAGGCTTTAACCACGGCGAGGCTAACCAGGCCCTCAGCAAAATTGACCACCTGCAGCGCGCCAGGGTACTGGATCAACCGGTAGATATTTTCGATCACTAACTGTTCGGGTGAAATTAGATGATCAATAGGTACCGCTTCGGGAATAAACAGCTTCTCAGCGTCGCGCAGATAATCCGCCGCGCGAATACGCGCGATGCGGTTAGGCGTGTTAAACAGCGAATAGGCTATCTGGCACGCCACCATATTGGTTTCGTCGGAGCTGGTAACCGCCACTAACATATCGGCATCTTCCGCGCCGGCTTCGCGCAAAATACGCGGATGTGACCCGTGCCCCTGAACGACGCGCAAATCAAACTTATCCTGCAGCTGACGTAAGCGGTCAGGATCGGTATCAACCACCGTTATGTCATTGTTCTCGCCGACCAGGTTCTCCGCCAGCGTGCCGCCAACCTGGCCGGCGCCCAGAATAATAATTTTCATTGCGTCTCGTGCTCTTCTGTTAGTGCGCTTTTATCAGCTTAGCGTAGAAAAAACCGTCTCCGCCGTCGATGGTCGGAAAGACCTGCAGCCCGCTTGTCTTGCCGCCCGGCAAGGCTTCGGCGCGCGCATCGGCGTGGCGCGATAAAAAGGCGGCGATCTGCGCGTCGTTCTCATCCGGCAGCACGGAACAGGTGGCATACAGCAGGACGCCGCCCGGTTTCAAATGCGGCCATACCGCATCGAGAATTTCGCGCTGCAGCGTAGCCAGCTCGGCAATGTCCCGGTCGCGACGCAGCCACTTGATATCGGGATGACGGCGAATAACGCCGGTGGCGGAGCAGGGGGCGTCCAGCAAAATACGATCGAACTGACGCTCGCCACACCATGCCGCTGGGGTACGTCCGTCGCCCTGTTTGACCTCTGCCTGCATATTAAGGCGCTGCAGGTTCTCTTTAACGCGCGTCAGACGTTGCGCGTCGACATCGACCGCCAATACCCGCGCCCTGGGCGCTATTTCAAGAATATGCGTGGTTTTGCCGCCTGGCGCGGCGCAGAGATCGAGGATATCTTCGTCATCTTCAGGCGCCAGCAGCAGGGCGCAGCGCTGGGCGGAAAGATCCTGAACCGTAACCCAGCCCTCTGCGAAGCCTGGCAGCTGGCCGACCGGCGCAGGTGCCTCAAGCCGCAGCGCGTCAGGAGCTGTCTCATCAGGCACGGCCACTTTTCCGCTGTCAGCCAGCAGTGCCAGCCAGCTATCGCGGCTGTGATGCTGGCGATTAACGCGTAGCCACATCGGCGGGCGCTGGTTATTGGCCTCGACGATCGGCTGCCAGTTTTCCGGCCACGCCTTTTGCAGTCTTTGCAGCAGCCAGCCTGGATGCAGATAGCGCTGCGGCGCCTGATCGACCTCTGCCATCAGCTCCGCCTGCTGACGCTGAAACTGACGCAGCACGCCGTTAATTAAACCCTTGAGGTTGGCGCGCTTCAGCACTTCAGCGCCGGCGACGGTTTCCGCCAGCGCAGCGTGAGCAGGTACGCGGGTATAGAGCAGCTGGTAGATGCCAACCATAATGAGATAGTGCAGTACGCGCTGTTTGCCGCCTAACGGGCGCGCCATCAGTTTGCCGATAACGGCTTCGAGCTGCGGCAGCGTGCGCAGCACGCCGAAGCAGAGCTCCTGCAGCAGCGCGCCATCTTTATCGGCCACTTTTTTCTGCGCGGCAGGCAGCACCGCGCTGAGCGATTCGCCCTTATCAATAACACGCTCAATAAGTTGGGCGGCAAGGCTTCGCAGATTCGTTGATTTAGTCATTCGCGTTACGTCATTAAACAAAAAGCCCGGACAGAGCCGGGCTGGAGTCAGGCTAAGACGCGGCCTGACGTGAACCACTCGCGACGCGAGTTCAGCAGATCCTGTGCCGACATCGCTTTTTTACCGGCGGGTTGCAGCAGCTGAAGATTCAATACGCCTTCAGCGGTAGCGACCTGAATGCCGTGCTTGTCGGCGGCAAGGATTTCGCCCGGCTGTTTCGCGACGTGGGGCAGCACGCTGGCCTGCCACACCTTCACCGGCTGATCTTCAATCAGGAAATAGCTGACCGGCCAGGGATTAAAGGCGCGAATAGCGCGCTCCAGCTGAGCGGCGGAGAGCTGCCAGTCAAGGCGGGCCTCCTCTTTGCTAAGCTTTTCGGCATAGTTAGCCTGCGCGTCATCCTGCTTCTCCGGCTGCGTGCGGCCGTCCGCCAGCTGAGACAGCGTTTCCAGCAGTCCCTGCGGGCCGAGCTGCGCCAGCTTGTCATACAGCGTGGCGCTGGTGTCCTGCGCGGTAATCGGGCAGCTCAGCTTATACAGCATATCGCCGGTATCCAGGCCAACATCCATCTGCATGATGGTCACGCCGGTTTCGCTGTCGCCAGCCCAGAGCGCGCGCTGGATAGGCGCCGCGCCGCGCCAGCGTGGCAGCAGCGAGCCATGTACGTTGATGCAGCCGAGACGCGGCATTGCCAGCACCGCCTGCGGCAGAATAAGCCCGTAGGCGACAACCACCATCACATCCGCTTCTAAGTCGGCGACCAGCTGCTGATTCTCGGCGGGACGCAGCGATTTTGGCTGAAAGACAGGAATGTCGCGAGATTGCGCCAGCGTTTTCACCGGGCTGGGCGTCAGCTTATTGCCGCGGCCAGCGGGGCGATCGGGTTGGGTAAAGACGCCAACGACCTGATGCTCAGAAGCGAGCAGCGCGTCGAGATGACGCGCTGCAAAATCAGGTGTGCCAGCGAAGATGATTTTCAGCGGAGCAGACACGGTTATCTCTTCTTTGAACGTCAGGAAGGACGCGCGTTCTGGCGCGCCAGTTTTTCCAGCTTTTGCTTAATGCGCTGACGCTTGAGTGGCGACAGGTAATCAATAAACAGTTTGCCGTCGAGGTGATCGATCTCATGCTGAATGCAGATAGCGAGCAGGCCGTCGGTTTCCAGTTCGAAACTGTTGCCTTCGCGATCCAGCGCGCGCACTTTCACGCGTTCGGCACGCGGAACGAAAGCGCGCTGCTCAGGAATAGAGAGGCAGCCCTCTTCAATACCGGTTTCGCCGCTTTTCTCCAGCAGCTCCGGGTTAATCAAAACCAGACGTTCGTCGCGATTTTCCGACACGTCGATGACGATGATGCGACGATGAATATCCACCTGCGT encodes the following:
- the def gene encoding peptide deformylase; the encoded protein is MSVLQVLHFPDDRLRKIAAPVKEVNAEVQRIVDDMFETMYAEEGIGLAATQVDIHRRIIVIDVSENRDERLVLINPELLEKSGETGIEEGCLSIPEQRAFVPRAERVKVRALDREGNSFELETDGLLAICIQHEIDHLDGKLFIDYLSPLKRQRIKQKLEKLARQNARPS